AAATCCTTCAGCAATATTATCCATAACTGAACCTGAAGAACCATCTATTTGACTATATAACTTATAATCTTTTCTTAATTCTGTATTATTAGCAACTGTATTTATGTCGTTACAAAGAACTCTGGAAAGTTTCCAAATTTCTAAATCTTCGAACATTTTAACAGTTGCCATAACTCGGAATTTTAAATCTTAAATTTTGAACTTATTTATAAACTAAAGGACTCACCACAACCGCAAGTTCTGTTTGCGTTTGGATTGTTAAAAACAAATCCTTTTCCGTTTAAACCTCCAGAGTATTCTAAAGTTGTTCCTACTAAATATAAAAAACTTTTCTTATCGACAATAATTTTTACACCATTCTCTTCAAAGACTTTATC
The nucleotide sequence above comes from Polaribacter butkevichii. Encoded proteins:
- a CDS encoding HesB/IscA family protein yields the protein MIKVSDTAKKKVVELMTDDGFNAATDYVRVGVKSGGCSGLSYDLTFDNKKDENDKVFEENGVKIIVDKKSFLYLVGTTLEYSGGLNGKGFVFNNPNANRTCGCGESFSL